The proteins below come from a single Xenopus tropicalis strain Nigerian chromosome 9, UCB_Xtro_10.0, whole genome shotgun sequence genomic window:
- the srebf1 gene encoding sterol regulatory element-binding protein 1 isoform X2 — protein MASLGYDDSSLEELDPSLSLQETSDIDSMLLNDIDDMLQLIHNTDNDFLFDGVAFNTINGPAQDPTPPVDLAGGEALSSLEGLLAAPPSAPPVKMFSLGFPGQQSSVLPQDALGQQISPPAQNRANEEPMQICSSPNQASNQLQQPSQPLQSLVFGQKFVSQAQPQFSSQTPLGAYQQDQGTYTVPQSVSSPQGIINQPIQNGAGQARQQNLQPVPSPAMQPLQNTVQGGQVLQNITGQTLQHVAVQGVQQLQSVAGQPLQSITSVAGPHLQSISALPQQAQSPTQIQQPVTIHTQSISPQQFITTTSPITSQIQQVPVLLQPHFIKTDSLVLTAVKTDNAVVSGVKTSGMTSLGTNTTIQTTPLQMPALVSGGTFLTTVPLVMDADKLPINRIAATGKMAMLNGKGEKRTAHNAIEKRYRSSINDKIIELKDLVVGNEAKLNKSAVLKKAIDYIRFLQQNNIKLKQENMMLKMAAQKNNTLKDLVAGTGVMDGMKAEMMEVLTPPPSDAGSPSHSGSPLSQCNSDSEPDSPLSEDAKVEVKQEVPSPRSAGMLDRSRMALCAFVFLCLSFNPLSFLMGSSKSYDSLDSGSFHGTGRITLEVGSSEVSDWSSWLAPSTFLWPINIIIVLGVFIRLFIYGEPVTRLHSESSALFWCHRKQADVDLSRGDFAQASLHLWMALKALGRPLPTSNLDLCCSLMWSVIRYVLQRLWVGRWLAARAGGFRRDHQLKDDVRKSCRDAALVYHRLHQLHMTGKHVGGHLSAVNMALSAVNLADCAGNAISVATLAEIYVGAALRVKASLHRRFHFLARFFLSSARQVCLAQSVTIPPAMQWLCHPLGHRFFVDGDWTVRSSPRDTIYSTAGSTVDPLAQVTQAFREHLLEKALYCVAQPEQTKPMTEGEGEFSDALEYLQLLNGCSDTAAIPNHTFSISSSMAAVTGTDPVAKWWASLIIVAINWLQGDDEAAQRLYPVVEYMPKTLYASENPLPKAALYVFKAVRTLLGKQDSSQVSLGHCEKASGYLRDSLNMGPSGTSSVDKVAQLLLCDLLLVTRTNIWQQQQNSPGQQPSLVHPAPPHELRGFQLDLSSLRRLAQSFRPAMRRVFLHEATARLMAGASPTRTHQLLDRSLRRRVAPSSKEGTQEMSPTPREHAEALLLACRYLPPTFLSAPGQRVGMLAEAARTLEKLGDKRTLQDCQQIILALGSGTTVTSS, from the exons atggcCAGCCTGGGGTACGATGACAGCTCTCTGGAGGAGTTGGACCCTTCTCTGTCCCTCCAGGAGACCAGTGACATTGACTCCATGCTGCTGAATGACATTGATG ATATGCTTCAGCTTATTCACAACACTGACAATGACTTCCTGTTCGATGGAGTTGCCTTTAACACCATCAATGGTCCTGCGCAGGACCCAACTCCACCTGTCGATCTCGCTGGAGGAGAAGCTTTAAGCTCTTTGGAGGGATTACTGGCAGCTCCCCCCAGTGCGCCCCCTGTGAAGATGTTTTCTCTTGGTTTTCCGGGGCAGCAGTCTTCTGTCCTTCCCCAGGATGCACTGGGGCAGCAGATCAGTCCTCCTGCACAGAACCGGGCGAATGAGGAACCTATGCAGATCTGTTCAAGTCCAAATCAAGCGTCGAACCAGCTTCAACAGCCTTCACAACCGCTGCAGAGCCTGGTGTTTGGGCAGAAATTTGTGTCCCAAGCTCAACCCCAGTTCAGCTCACAGACGCCATTAGGAGCATATCAGCAGGATCAGGGGACGTATACAG TCCCTCAGAGTGTCTCAAGCCCACAAGGTATTATCAATCAGCCAATACAGAATGGCGCTGGGCAAGCCCGACAACAGAACCTGCAGCCTGTCCCAAGCCCAGCCATGCAGCCGCTGCAGAACACTGTGCAAGGCGGACAGGTGTTACAGAATATCACAGGGCAGACTCTGCAGCATGTTGCGGTACAAGGGGTGCAACAGTTGCAGAGTGTCGCTGGGCAGCCGTTGCAGAGCATAACAAGTGTTGCAGGACCACATCTGCAAAGCATCAGCGCCCTGCCTCAGCAGGCACAATCCCCCACTCAGATACAGCAGCCTGTTACCATCCACACGCAGAGCATCTCGCCGCAGCAGTTTATCACTACCACTTCACCCATCACCTCCCAAATCCAACAGGTCCCG GTTCTTTTGCAACCTCATTTCATCAAAACGGACTCCCTTGTGCTCACTGCTGTAAAGACGGACAACGCTGTTGTGTCAGGAGTGAAGACTTCTGGGATGACTTCATTAGGGACCAATACCACAATACAGACTACACCGCTGCAAATGCCG GCTCTGGTTAGTGGGGGTACCTTTCTGACAACAGTGCCGTTGGTCATGGATGCAGACAAGTTGCCTATTAACCGTATCGCAGCCACCGGCAAGATGGCCATGCTGAACGGCAAAGGGGAAAAACGCACAGCACACAATGCCATCGAGAAGCGGTACCGATCCTCTATCAACGACAAGATCATAGAACTAAAGGACCTGGTTGTGGGCAACGAAGCCAAG ctgAACAAGTCGGCTGTGTTGAAGAAGGCCATAGACTACATCCGTTTCCTGCAGCAGAACAACATCAAGCTGAAACAGGAAAACATGATGCTGAAAATGGCCGCCCAGAAGAACA ATACCCTGAAAGACTTGGTGGCTGGCACTGGAGTTATGGATGGCATGAAAGCAGAAATGATGGAAGTGCTCACCCCTCCTCCCTCAGATGCAGGGTCTCCATCACATAGCGGCAGTCCTCTCTCCCAGTGCAACAGCGACTCAGAGCCAGACAGTCCTCTCAGTGAGGATGCTAAG GTCGAAGTCAAACAGGAGGTTCCATCTCCTCGCAGCGCAGGGATGTTGGATCGTTCCCGAATGGCACTCTGTGCTTTTGTGTTCCTCTGCCTCTCGTTCAACCCCCTGTCTTTCCTGATGGGAAGCTCCAAGAGCTACGACTCTTTGGACAGTGGATCTTTCCATGGCACCGGGAGAATCACATTGGAGGTCGGATCCTCAG AAGTATCCGATTGGTCTAGCTGGCTGGCCCCTTCCACGTTCCTTTGGCCAATCAACATCATCATCGTCCTGGGGGTATTTATACGACTCTTTATTTATGGGGAGCCTGTAACAAGACTGCACTCGGAATCTTCTGCCCTATTCTGGTGTCACCGCAAACAAGCCGATGTTGATCTGTCTCGG GGTGACTTCGCACAGGCATCGCTACACCTTTGGATGGCACTTAAAGCACTGGGCCGACCCTTGCCCACCTCCAACCTGGATCTGTGCTGCAGTCTCATGTGGAGTGTGATTCGCTATGTCCTCCAGCGCCTGTGGGTGGGGCGTTGGCTGGCTGCGCGGGCAGGAGGCTTCCGGAGAGACCACCAGCTGAAAGATGATGTGAGGAAAAGCTGCAGGGATGCTGCTCTTGTGTATCATCGCCTCCACCAGCTTCATATGACTG GGAAGCACGTTGGAGGTCACCTGTCTGCTGTAAATATGGCACTGAGCGCAGTGAACCTGGCAGACTGCGCTGGAAACGCCATCTCAGTAGCGACACTGGCAGAAATCTACGTGGGGGCCGCCCTGAGAGTCAAGGCCAGCCTGCACCGACGCTTCCACTTTTTGGCG CGCTTTTTCTTGTCCAGCGCCCGTCAGGTGTGCCTGGCACAGAGCGTCACTATCCCCCCCGCCATGCAGTGGCTGTGCCACCCTTTGGGACATCGTTTTTTTGTGGATGGAGACTGGACTGTAAGGAGCTCTCCCCGGGACACAATCTACAGCACAGCTGGCAGCACAG TGGACCCCTTGGCCCAGGTGACCCAAGCTTTTCGGGAACACCTCCTGGAGAAGGCGCTGTACTGTGTGGCTCAGCCGGAACAGACCAAGCCTATGACTGAGGGAGAGGG GGAGTTTTCTGATGCTCTTGAATATCTGCAGTTGCTGAACGGATGCTCAGACACAGCGGCCATTCCTAATCACACGTTTTCCATCAGTTCTAGTATGGCGGCAGTCACAG GGACAGACCCGGTTGCCAAGTGGTGGGCCTCTCTCATCATTGTGGCTATTAACTGGCTGCAGGGTGATGACGAAGCAGCGCAGAGACTGTACCCAGTGGTGGAATACATGCCGAAGACACTATATGCTTCAGA GAATCCACTGCCCAAAGCCGCCCTTTATGTTTTCAAAGCCGTTCGCACCTTGTTGGGAAAGCAAGACAGCAGTCAGGTCAGCTTGGGCCACTGCGAGAAGGCAAGCGGCTACCTGCGAGACAGCTTGAACATGGGCCCATCTGGCACTAGCAGTGTGGATAAG GTAGCGCAACTTCTCCTCTGTGACCTACTACTGGTGACAAGGACAAACatctggcagcagcagcagaattCCCCCGGGCAGCAGCCCAGTCTAGTGCATCCAGCGCCTCCTCACGAGCTGCGGGGATTCCAGCTGGATTTAAGCAGCCTCCGCAGATTGGCGCAGTCCTTCAGGCCGGCCATGCGCAGG GTATTTCTGCATGAAGCCACAGCTCGGCTAATGGCCGGCGCTAGCCCCACGCGGACACATCAGCTGCTGGACCGCAGTTTGCGCAGGAGAGTGGCCCCATCCAGCAAAGAAG GCACCCAAGAGATGAGCCCCACACCCCGGGAGCATGCAGAAGCCCTGCTCCTTGCCTGCCGCTACCTGCCCCCTACCTTTCTATCTGCCCCAGGGCAGAGAGTGGGCATGTTGGCCGAGGCAGCCCGTACCCTGGAGAAGCTTGGGGACAAACGGACTCTGCAGGACTGCCAGCAGATTATCCTGGCGCTGGGCAGCGGAACCACAGTAACTTCCAgctag
- the srebf1 gene encoding sterol regulatory element-binding protein 1 isoform X4: MASLGYDDSSLEELDPSLSLQETSDIDSMLLNDIDDMLQLIHNTDNDFLFDGVAFNTINGPAQDPTPPVDLAGGEALSSLEGLLAAPPSAPPVKMFSLGFPGQQSSVLPQDALGQQISPPAQNRANEEPMQICSSPNQASNQLQQPSQPLQSLVFGQKFVSQAQPQFSSQTPLGAYQQDQGTYTVPQSVSSPQGIINQPIQNGAGQARQQNLQPVPSPAMQPLQNTVQGGQVLQNITGQTLQHVAVQGVQQLQSVAGQPLQSITSVAGPHLQSISALPQQAQSPTQIQQPVTIHTQSISPQQFITTTSPITSQIQQVPVLLQPHFIKTDSLVLTAVKTDNAVVSGVKTSGMTSLGTNTTIQTTPLQMPALVSGGTFLTTVPLVMDADKLPINRIAATGKMAMLNGKGEKRTAHNAIEKRYRSSINDKIIELKDLVVGNEAKLNKSAVLKKAIDYIRFLQQNNIKLKQENMMLKMAAQKNNTLKDLVAGTGVMDGMKAEMMEVLTPPPSDAGSPSHSGSPLSQCNSDSEPDSPLSEDAKVEVKQEVPSPRSAGMLDRSRMALCAFVFLCLSFNPLSFLMGSSKSYDSLDSGSFHGTGRITLEVGSSEVSDWSSWLAPSTFLWPINIIIVLGVFIRLFIYGEPVTRLHSESSALFWCHRKQADVDLSRGDFAQASLHLWMALKALGRPLPTSNLDLCCSLMWSVIRYVLQRLWVGRWLAARAGGFRRDHQLKDDVRKSCRDAALVYHRLHQLHMTGKHVGGHLSAVNMALSAVNLADCAGNAISVATLAEIYVGAALRVKASLHRRFHFLARFFLSSARQVCLAQSVTIPPAMQWLCHPLGHRFFVDGDWTVRSSPRDTIYSTAGSTVDPLAQVTQAFREHLLEKALYCVAQPEQTKPMTEGEGEFSDALEYLQLLNGCSDTAAIPNHTFSISSSMAAVTGTDPVAKWWASLIIVAINWLQGDDEAAQRLYPVVEYMPKTLYASENPLPKAALYVFKAVRTLLGKQDSSQVSLGHCEKASGYLRDSLNMGPSGTSSVDKVAQLLLCDLLLVTRTNIWQQQQNSPGQQPSLVHPAPPHELRGFQLDLSSLRRLAQSFRPAMRRVFLHEATARLMAGASPTRTHQLLDRSLRRRVAPSSKEDMVRLVSCSVTLPTLPCQ, translated from the exons atggcCAGCCTGGGGTACGATGACAGCTCTCTGGAGGAGTTGGACCCTTCTCTGTCCCTCCAGGAGACCAGTGACATTGACTCCATGCTGCTGAATGACATTGATG ATATGCTTCAGCTTATTCACAACACTGACAATGACTTCCTGTTCGATGGAGTTGCCTTTAACACCATCAATGGTCCTGCGCAGGACCCAACTCCACCTGTCGATCTCGCTGGAGGAGAAGCTTTAAGCTCTTTGGAGGGATTACTGGCAGCTCCCCCCAGTGCGCCCCCTGTGAAGATGTTTTCTCTTGGTTTTCCGGGGCAGCAGTCTTCTGTCCTTCCCCAGGATGCACTGGGGCAGCAGATCAGTCCTCCTGCACAGAACCGGGCGAATGAGGAACCTATGCAGATCTGTTCAAGTCCAAATCAAGCGTCGAACCAGCTTCAACAGCCTTCACAACCGCTGCAGAGCCTGGTGTTTGGGCAGAAATTTGTGTCCCAAGCTCAACCCCAGTTCAGCTCACAGACGCCATTAGGAGCATATCAGCAGGATCAGGGGACGTATACAG TCCCTCAGAGTGTCTCAAGCCCACAAGGTATTATCAATCAGCCAATACAGAATGGCGCTGGGCAAGCCCGACAACAGAACCTGCAGCCTGTCCCAAGCCCAGCCATGCAGCCGCTGCAGAACACTGTGCAAGGCGGACAGGTGTTACAGAATATCACAGGGCAGACTCTGCAGCATGTTGCGGTACAAGGGGTGCAACAGTTGCAGAGTGTCGCTGGGCAGCCGTTGCAGAGCATAACAAGTGTTGCAGGACCACATCTGCAAAGCATCAGCGCCCTGCCTCAGCAGGCACAATCCCCCACTCAGATACAGCAGCCTGTTACCATCCACACGCAGAGCATCTCGCCGCAGCAGTTTATCACTACCACTTCACCCATCACCTCCCAAATCCAACAGGTCCCG GTTCTTTTGCAACCTCATTTCATCAAAACGGACTCCCTTGTGCTCACTGCTGTAAAGACGGACAACGCTGTTGTGTCAGGAGTGAAGACTTCTGGGATGACTTCATTAGGGACCAATACCACAATACAGACTACACCGCTGCAAATGCCG GCTCTGGTTAGTGGGGGTACCTTTCTGACAACAGTGCCGTTGGTCATGGATGCAGACAAGTTGCCTATTAACCGTATCGCAGCCACCGGCAAGATGGCCATGCTGAACGGCAAAGGGGAAAAACGCACAGCACACAATGCCATCGAGAAGCGGTACCGATCCTCTATCAACGACAAGATCATAGAACTAAAGGACCTGGTTGTGGGCAACGAAGCCAAG ctgAACAAGTCGGCTGTGTTGAAGAAGGCCATAGACTACATCCGTTTCCTGCAGCAGAACAACATCAAGCTGAAACAGGAAAACATGATGCTGAAAATGGCCGCCCAGAAGAACA ATACCCTGAAAGACTTGGTGGCTGGCACTGGAGTTATGGATGGCATGAAAGCAGAAATGATGGAAGTGCTCACCCCTCCTCCCTCAGATGCAGGGTCTCCATCACATAGCGGCAGTCCTCTCTCCCAGTGCAACAGCGACTCAGAGCCAGACAGTCCTCTCAGTGAGGATGCTAAG GTCGAAGTCAAACAGGAGGTTCCATCTCCTCGCAGCGCAGGGATGTTGGATCGTTCCCGAATGGCACTCTGTGCTTTTGTGTTCCTCTGCCTCTCGTTCAACCCCCTGTCTTTCCTGATGGGAAGCTCCAAGAGCTACGACTCTTTGGACAGTGGATCTTTCCATGGCACCGGGAGAATCACATTGGAGGTCGGATCCTCAG AAGTATCCGATTGGTCTAGCTGGCTGGCCCCTTCCACGTTCCTTTGGCCAATCAACATCATCATCGTCCTGGGGGTATTTATACGACTCTTTATTTATGGGGAGCCTGTAACAAGACTGCACTCGGAATCTTCTGCCCTATTCTGGTGTCACCGCAAACAAGCCGATGTTGATCTGTCTCGG GGTGACTTCGCACAGGCATCGCTACACCTTTGGATGGCACTTAAAGCACTGGGCCGACCCTTGCCCACCTCCAACCTGGATCTGTGCTGCAGTCTCATGTGGAGTGTGATTCGCTATGTCCTCCAGCGCCTGTGGGTGGGGCGTTGGCTGGCTGCGCGGGCAGGAGGCTTCCGGAGAGACCACCAGCTGAAAGATGATGTGAGGAAAAGCTGCAGGGATGCTGCTCTTGTGTATCATCGCCTCCACCAGCTTCATATGACTG GGAAGCACGTTGGAGGTCACCTGTCTGCTGTAAATATGGCACTGAGCGCAGTGAACCTGGCAGACTGCGCTGGAAACGCCATCTCAGTAGCGACACTGGCAGAAATCTACGTGGGGGCCGCCCTGAGAGTCAAGGCCAGCCTGCACCGACGCTTCCACTTTTTGGCG CGCTTTTTCTTGTCCAGCGCCCGTCAGGTGTGCCTGGCACAGAGCGTCACTATCCCCCCCGCCATGCAGTGGCTGTGCCACCCTTTGGGACATCGTTTTTTTGTGGATGGAGACTGGACTGTAAGGAGCTCTCCCCGGGACACAATCTACAGCACAGCTGGCAGCACAG TGGACCCCTTGGCCCAGGTGACCCAAGCTTTTCGGGAACACCTCCTGGAGAAGGCGCTGTACTGTGTGGCTCAGCCGGAACAGACCAAGCCTATGACTGAGGGAGAGGG GGAGTTTTCTGATGCTCTTGAATATCTGCAGTTGCTGAACGGATGCTCAGACACAGCGGCCATTCCTAATCACACGTTTTCCATCAGTTCTAGTATGGCGGCAGTCACAG GGACAGACCCGGTTGCCAAGTGGTGGGCCTCTCTCATCATTGTGGCTATTAACTGGCTGCAGGGTGATGACGAAGCAGCGCAGAGACTGTACCCAGTGGTGGAATACATGCCGAAGACACTATATGCTTCAGA GAATCCACTGCCCAAAGCCGCCCTTTATGTTTTCAAAGCCGTTCGCACCTTGTTGGGAAAGCAAGACAGCAGTCAGGTCAGCTTGGGCCACTGCGAGAAGGCAAGCGGCTACCTGCGAGACAGCTTGAACATGGGCCCATCTGGCACTAGCAGTGTGGATAAG GTAGCGCAACTTCTCCTCTGTGACCTACTACTGGTGACAAGGACAAACatctggcagcagcagcagaattCCCCCGGGCAGCAGCCCAGTCTAGTGCATCCAGCGCCTCCTCACGAGCTGCGGGGATTCCAGCTGGATTTAAGCAGCCTCCGCAGATTGGCGCAGTCCTTCAGGCCGGCCATGCGCAGG GTATTTCTGCATGAAGCCACAGCTCGGCTAATGGCCGGCGCTAGCCCCACGCGGACACATCAGCTGCTGGACCGCAGTTTGCGCAGGAGAGTGGCCCCATCCAGCAAAGAAG ATATGGTACGCTTGGTCAGCTGCAGTGTTACCCTCCCGACGCTGCCTTGTCAGTAA
- the srebf1 gene encoding sterol regulatory element-binding protein 1 isoform X1: protein MASLGYDDSSLEELDPSLSLQETSDIDSMLLNDIDDMLQLIHNTDNDFLFDGVAFNTINGPAQDPTPPVDLAGGEALSSLEGLLAAPPSAPPVKMFSLGFPGQQSSVLPQDALGQQISPPAQNRANEEPMQICSSPNQASNQLQQPSQPLQSLVFGQKFVSQAQPQFSSQTPLGAYQQDQGTYTVPQSVSSPQGIINQPIQNGAGQARQQNLQPVPSPAMQPLQNTVQGGQVLQNITGQTLQHVAVQGVQQLQSVAGQPLQSITSVAGPHLQSISALPQQAQSPTQIQQPVTIHTQSISPQQFITTTSPITSQIQQVPVLLQPHFIKTDSLVLTAVKTDNAVVSGVKTSGMTSLGTNTTIQTTPLQMPALVSGGTFLTTVPLVMDADKLPINRIAATGKMAMLNGKGEKRTAHNAIEKRYRSSINDKIIELKDLVVGNEAKLNKSAVLKKAIDYIRFLQQNNIKLKQENMMLKMAAQKNNTLKDLVAGTGVMDGMKAEMMEVLTPPPSDAGSPSHSGSPLSQCNSDSEPDSPLSEDAKVEVKQEVPSPRSAGMLDRSRMALCAFVFLCLSFNPLSFLMGSSKSYDSLDSGSFHGTGRITLEVGSSEVSDWSSWLAPSTFLWPINIIIVLGVFIRLFIYGEPVTRLHSESSALFWCHRKQADVDLSRGDFAQASLHLWMALKALGRPLPTSNLDLCCSLMWSVIRYVLQRLWVGRWLAARAGGFRRDHQLKDDVRKSCRDAALVYHRLHQLHMTGKHVGGHLSAVNMALSAVNLADCAGNAISVATLAEIYVGAALRVKASLHRRFHFLARFFLSSARQVCLAQSVTIPPAMQWLCHPLGHRFFVDGDWTVRSSPRDTIYSTAGSTVDPLAQVTQAFREHLLEKALYCVAQPEQTKPMTEGEGEFSDALEYLQLLNGCSDTAAIPNHTFSISSSMAAVTGTDPVAKWWASLIIVAINWLQGDDEAAQRLYPVVEYMPKTLYASENPLPKAALYVFKAVRTLLGKQDSSQVSLGHCEKASGYLRDSLNMGPSGTSSVDKVAQLLLCDLLLVTRTNIWQQQQNSPGQQPSLVHPAPPHELRGFQLDLSSLRRLAQSFRPAMRRVFLHEATARLMAGASPTRTHQLLDRSLRRRVAPSSKEAGTQEMSPTPREHAEALLLACRYLPPTFLSAPGQRVGMLAEAARTLEKLGDKRTLQDCQQIILALGSGTTVTSS from the exons atggcCAGCCTGGGGTACGATGACAGCTCTCTGGAGGAGTTGGACCCTTCTCTGTCCCTCCAGGAGACCAGTGACATTGACTCCATGCTGCTGAATGACATTGATG ATATGCTTCAGCTTATTCACAACACTGACAATGACTTCCTGTTCGATGGAGTTGCCTTTAACACCATCAATGGTCCTGCGCAGGACCCAACTCCACCTGTCGATCTCGCTGGAGGAGAAGCTTTAAGCTCTTTGGAGGGATTACTGGCAGCTCCCCCCAGTGCGCCCCCTGTGAAGATGTTTTCTCTTGGTTTTCCGGGGCAGCAGTCTTCTGTCCTTCCCCAGGATGCACTGGGGCAGCAGATCAGTCCTCCTGCACAGAACCGGGCGAATGAGGAACCTATGCAGATCTGTTCAAGTCCAAATCAAGCGTCGAACCAGCTTCAACAGCCTTCACAACCGCTGCAGAGCCTGGTGTTTGGGCAGAAATTTGTGTCCCAAGCTCAACCCCAGTTCAGCTCACAGACGCCATTAGGAGCATATCAGCAGGATCAGGGGACGTATACAG TCCCTCAGAGTGTCTCAAGCCCACAAGGTATTATCAATCAGCCAATACAGAATGGCGCTGGGCAAGCCCGACAACAGAACCTGCAGCCTGTCCCAAGCCCAGCCATGCAGCCGCTGCAGAACACTGTGCAAGGCGGACAGGTGTTACAGAATATCACAGGGCAGACTCTGCAGCATGTTGCGGTACAAGGGGTGCAACAGTTGCAGAGTGTCGCTGGGCAGCCGTTGCAGAGCATAACAAGTGTTGCAGGACCACATCTGCAAAGCATCAGCGCCCTGCCTCAGCAGGCACAATCCCCCACTCAGATACAGCAGCCTGTTACCATCCACACGCAGAGCATCTCGCCGCAGCAGTTTATCACTACCACTTCACCCATCACCTCCCAAATCCAACAGGTCCCG GTTCTTTTGCAACCTCATTTCATCAAAACGGACTCCCTTGTGCTCACTGCTGTAAAGACGGACAACGCTGTTGTGTCAGGAGTGAAGACTTCTGGGATGACTTCATTAGGGACCAATACCACAATACAGACTACACCGCTGCAAATGCCG GCTCTGGTTAGTGGGGGTACCTTTCTGACAACAGTGCCGTTGGTCATGGATGCAGACAAGTTGCCTATTAACCGTATCGCAGCCACCGGCAAGATGGCCATGCTGAACGGCAAAGGGGAAAAACGCACAGCACACAATGCCATCGAGAAGCGGTACCGATCCTCTATCAACGACAAGATCATAGAACTAAAGGACCTGGTTGTGGGCAACGAAGCCAAG ctgAACAAGTCGGCTGTGTTGAAGAAGGCCATAGACTACATCCGTTTCCTGCAGCAGAACAACATCAAGCTGAAACAGGAAAACATGATGCTGAAAATGGCCGCCCAGAAGAACA ATACCCTGAAAGACTTGGTGGCTGGCACTGGAGTTATGGATGGCATGAAAGCAGAAATGATGGAAGTGCTCACCCCTCCTCCCTCAGATGCAGGGTCTCCATCACATAGCGGCAGTCCTCTCTCCCAGTGCAACAGCGACTCAGAGCCAGACAGTCCTCTCAGTGAGGATGCTAAG GTCGAAGTCAAACAGGAGGTTCCATCTCCTCGCAGCGCAGGGATGTTGGATCGTTCCCGAATGGCACTCTGTGCTTTTGTGTTCCTCTGCCTCTCGTTCAACCCCCTGTCTTTCCTGATGGGAAGCTCCAAGAGCTACGACTCTTTGGACAGTGGATCTTTCCATGGCACCGGGAGAATCACATTGGAGGTCGGATCCTCAG AAGTATCCGATTGGTCTAGCTGGCTGGCCCCTTCCACGTTCCTTTGGCCAATCAACATCATCATCGTCCTGGGGGTATTTATACGACTCTTTATTTATGGGGAGCCTGTAACAAGACTGCACTCGGAATCTTCTGCCCTATTCTGGTGTCACCGCAAACAAGCCGATGTTGATCTGTCTCGG GGTGACTTCGCACAGGCATCGCTACACCTTTGGATGGCACTTAAAGCACTGGGCCGACCCTTGCCCACCTCCAACCTGGATCTGTGCTGCAGTCTCATGTGGAGTGTGATTCGCTATGTCCTCCAGCGCCTGTGGGTGGGGCGTTGGCTGGCTGCGCGGGCAGGAGGCTTCCGGAGAGACCACCAGCTGAAAGATGATGTGAGGAAAAGCTGCAGGGATGCTGCTCTTGTGTATCATCGCCTCCACCAGCTTCATATGACTG GGAAGCACGTTGGAGGTCACCTGTCTGCTGTAAATATGGCACTGAGCGCAGTGAACCTGGCAGACTGCGCTGGAAACGCCATCTCAGTAGCGACACTGGCAGAAATCTACGTGGGGGCCGCCCTGAGAGTCAAGGCCAGCCTGCACCGACGCTTCCACTTTTTGGCG CGCTTTTTCTTGTCCAGCGCCCGTCAGGTGTGCCTGGCACAGAGCGTCACTATCCCCCCCGCCATGCAGTGGCTGTGCCACCCTTTGGGACATCGTTTTTTTGTGGATGGAGACTGGACTGTAAGGAGCTCTCCCCGGGACACAATCTACAGCACAGCTGGCAGCACAG TGGACCCCTTGGCCCAGGTGACCCAAGCTTTTCGGGAACACCTCCTGGAGAAGGCGCTGTACTGTGTGGCTCAGCCGGAACAGACCAAGCCTATGACTGAGGGAGAGGG GGAGTTTTCTGATGCTCTTGAATATCTGCAGTTGCTGAACGGATGCTCAGACACAGCGGCCATTCCTAATCACACGTTTTCCATCAGTTCTAGTATGGCGGCAGTCACAG GGACAGACCCGGTTGCCAAGTGGTGGGCCTCTCTCATCATTGTGGCTATTAACTGGCTGCAGGGTGATGACGAAGCAGCGCAGAGACTGTACCCAGTGGTGGAATACATGCCGAAGACACTATATGCTTCAGA GAATCCACTGCCCAAAGCCGCCCTTTATGTTTTCAAAGCCGTTCGCACCTTGTTGGGAAAGCAAGACAGCAGTCAGGTCAGCTTGGGCCACTGCGAGAAGGCAAGCGGCTACCTGCGAGACAGCTTGAACATGGGCCCATCTGGCACTAGCAGTGTGGATAAG GTAGCGCAACTTCTCCTCTGTGACCTACTACTGGTGACAAGGACAAACatctggcagcagcagcagaattCCCCCGGGCAGCAGCCCAGTCTAGTGCATCCAGCGCCTCCTCACGAGCTGCGGGGATTCCAGCTGGATTTAAGCAGCCTCCGCAGATTGGCGCAGTCCTTCAGGCCGGCCATGCGCAGG GTATTTCTGCATGAAGCCACAGCTCGGCTAATGGCCGGCGCTAGCCCCACGCGGACACATCAGCTGCTGGACCGCAGTTTGCGCAGGAGAGTGGCCCCATCCAGCAAAGAAG CAGGCACCCAAGAGATGAGCCCCACACCCCGGGAGCATGCAGAAGCCCTGCTCCTTGCCTGCCGCTACCTGCCCCCTACCTTTCTATCTGCCCCAGGGCAGAGAGTGGGCATGTTGGCCGAGGCAGCCCGTACCCTGGAGAAGCTTGGGGACAAACGGACTCTGCAGGACTGCCAGCAGATTATCCTGGCGCTGGGCAGCGGAACCACAGTAACTTCCAgctag